In the Haemorhous mexicanus isolate bHaeMex1 chromosome 16, bHaeMex1.pri, whole genome shotgun sequence genome, CAAATCCTGAATACCAGCCTTGTCCCTTTTCCACATGGccacaaacacagagcagtggGGCAGGAATGGCTCCTCAAGAGCCCCCACACAcaggcctggctgctcctggcacactcagcaagcacagctggagctcaggCAGGGACCTGAGTGAAGGTTTTCCCAGAGCAGGAACAAGAGTGGGCGAGTCCCAGCAGGACAGTCTGCAGGGAATGGCCCAGGACTGGCTCAAAACACCCTCTCCTgacttgtcactgtcatttctCCATGAACAGGTCCCCAagtgcagccacagcaaatgtccaacagcagctccatcagccacttcctcctgctggcattggcagacgcggcagctgcagctcctgcacttctgcctcttgctggccatctccctggctgccctcctgggcaacggcctcatcatcagcaccgtagcctgcggccaccacctgcacacacccatgttcttcttcctgctcaacctggccctcactgacctgggctccatctgcaccactgtccccaaagccatgcacaattccctctgggacaccaggaccatctTCTATGCAGGgtgtgctgcacagctctttttatttatgttcttcatctcagcagagctttccctcctgaccatcatgtgctacgaccgctacgtgtccatctgcaaacccctgcaccacgggaccctcctgggcagcagagcttgtgcccacatggcagcagctgcctgggccagtgcctttctcaatgctctCGTGCACAcggccaatacattttccctgcccctgtgccatggcaatgtcctgggccagttcttctgtgaaatcccccagatcctcaagctctcctgctctttgTCCAACCTCAGGGAACTTGGGCTCATTGCTGTTAGTGGCTGTTTAGgatttggttgttttgtgttcattgttttctcctatgtgcagatcttcagggctgtgctgaggatcccctctgagcagggacggcacaaagccttttccacctgcctccctcacctggccgtggtctccctgttcctcagcactgccctatttgctcacctgaagcccccctccatgtcctccccatccctggatctggcattgtcagttctgtactcagtggtgcctccagccctgaacccccacatctacagcctgaggaaccaggagctcaaggctgcagtgtggagactGATCACTGGATGCTTTCAGGAACAAAAAACTGTTGcctaatttcagaaaaaaacttgTAATAAAGTCATTTTTGATGACTTTATGTTGGTTTGCTTgggaagtatttttttctctgttttaaatttcaatatttttcacaAAGTAACGTGATTGTTTGTGCCATTTCGCATTTTGTTCTTCTCCAACTTCTCCCTGGCCACAGACTGTGTCAATGAGGGGCTGTGCTCTCGGTGGCTTTAAACGCACTAAAGGATCTCTCAgaaaagttttctgcagagacgCCCTTGTGttgccttctctggagctgcagcagcaatgtctgtgtgcagaggtgggggcagatcagtgctggcccagcagctgtgcccagcagcagcagcacttggtgttgccagagctgctcccgtggccctgccccgctgccctggtggccctggtgttgctgtagggcctgagtgctctcggggccgggcacagccctgggggtggcagtgccagggctgcagcagggacaggccatgggcactgctggggcagcgctgacgcctcaggccaggccctgggggctccaggctccttgcccaggctctctcaagaaCACGGCCAGGCcaatgctcagcacagaaaacccccgtgagcagccccagggtggctgtgggcaggctgggggcaaacagcatggcttgggctctgcaagggccctgggggagatgggaaggagcagcagagcaggggctgatccatccccagtgctctggacagcccagggcagcgtcccagagtgtcctcatggagctgccaccaacatcccccctctgcagc is a window encoding:
- the LOC132334957 gene encoding olfactory receptor 14J1-like, coding for MCYDRYVSICKPLHHGTLLGSRACAHMAAAAWASAFLNALVHTANTFSLPLCHGNVLGQFFCEIPQILKLSCSLSNLRELGLIAVSGCLGFGCFVFIVFSYVQIFRAVLRIPSEQGRHKAFSTCLPHLAVVSLFLSTALFAHLKPPSMSSPSLDLALSVLYSVVPPALNPHIYSLRNQELKAAVWRLITGCFQEQKTVA